The following are from one region of the Bacteroidota bacterium genome:
- a CDS encoding CotH kinase family protein — MRKIYFSLFILLFSFHSRAQILINEVCSAGDTAFKDEDGQVNDWIEFYNAGSAQVNLAGYKIKCAENNKTYSWTFPTVYVQPQQRITVFCSGKNRKDYFDHWEVPVYPNLPGKYMPGVVAQPPDWADVSFNDFSWATNSGNVGYGDGDDITTIAPNISLYQRYTFNIADTSNIAIVAFLVDYDDAFVAYFNGKEIARANIGAQGFPPLYNEYAFNEHEAQNYQNGGFSGFFSIPSSELDTMILPGPNTLAIETHNYDLGMDDMTMIPYFLLGVIDTSVTYFPFAANVHLHTDFQLSGSGEILTLVNPLGTIIEQDTIGMTMLNHSRGRQPDGNANWCLFNFPTPDTVNFSAGCFIDYGPDPVISLASGFYPSSQTTGITAGMAGNIYWTSDGSEPTTFSNIYSSSITIPSTQVLRARLFPSTTNYLPGYSSSATYFINENVTLPVVSLSTDPANLFDPVSGLYVTGNTPDTTFGYIPFYNANFWQGWKCPADVQFFDKNKVLQFSEKSSIKIQGNWSKMFPQRGFTVSLDENYGGNILNYQLFPDKPATTYYNFNVRNAGSDWGGAHYRDRLLQKSAEAKTDIDVMDGYACVLFLNGQYWGVYELREKEDKHYIKNNSNTDDDNVDFLEFDGNVINGDNKSFFNTVQYVTTADMTLQSSYDSAFAMIDKENFADYFITETYGGNLDWLGSYTNNIKFWKPHTGPGKWRYILWDTDLTFQSDTLNKLSEVINPPTPNPHSEMLSALLMNDTFRNYFINRYADLLNTIYYGTNMVNNSEAFYNEMLPEMSRHFAMWGTGSSPYAPVCIQAPENVAVWRNNIDFLEYNLFVRPYYVRNQIQSQFAMNGQVVVGLQTDPPGAGTIHLNTIIPDSLPWNGIYFDGNPITITAIPQTGYKFLYWKSNYTTNGNYPWEVLRTNVAVNDTFTAVFRSLEPMFEIYPNPFYDELTIYYETTEPGIVELKVYDVTGRLVSEILPSSDYEEPGPHTLHINAAEMGLSNGMYFFRFDGPSYSKTVKIISGRPN, encoded by the coding sequence ATGAGAAAAATCTACTTTTCACTTTTCATTTTATTATTTTCATTTCACTCACGCGCGCAGATCCTCATTAACGAAGTGTGCAGCGCCGGCGATACTGCATTCAAAGATGAAGATGGGCAAGTGAACGACTGGATCGAATTTTACAATGCGGGTTCTGCGCAGGTAAATTTAGCCGGGTATAAAATAAAATGCGCGGAGAATAACAAAACGTATTCGTGGACTTTCCCAACTGTTTATGTACAGCCGCAGCAGCGCATCACTGTTTTCTGCTCCGGCAAAAACAGGAAAGATTATTTCGATCATTGGGAAGTTCCGGTTTATCCTAATCTTCCGGGAAAATATATGCCGGGTGTTGTAGCACAACCTCCCGATTGGGCCGATGTTTCTTTCAACGATTTTTCATGGGCAACGAATTCCGGAAATGTCGGTTATGGAGATGGAGATGATATTACCACGATCGCTCCGAACATTTCACTTTACCAGCGCTACACTTTCAATATTGCTGACACCTCGAATATTGCGATCGTTGCTTTTCTTGTGGATTATGATGATGCATTCGTTGCGTACTTCAATGGAAAAGAAATTGCGCGTGCGAATATTGGTGCGCAGGGATTTCCTCCTTTGTACAATGAATATGCATTCAACGAACACGAAGCGCAGAATTATCAGAACGGCGGATTCTCCGGATTTTTTTCCATTCCTTCTTCTGAATTAGATACGATGATCCTGCCCGGCCCGAATACGCTCGCTATAGAAACGCACAACTACGACCTGGGAATGGACGACATGACCATGATTCCTTATTTTTTACTTGGAGTTATTGATACCAGTGTCACTTATTTTCCGTTTGCGGCGAATGTTCACCTGCATACTGATTTTCAGCTCAGCGGCAGCGGAGAAATTCTCACGCTGGTGAATCCGCTTGGAACGATCATTGAGCAGGATACGATTGGAATGACGATGCTCAATCATTCGCGGGGAAGACAGCCGGATGGAAATGCAAACTGGTGTTTGTTCAATTTTCCTACGCCTGACACGGTGAATTTTTCTGCAGGATGTTTTATTGATTACGGGCCAGACCCGGTGATCTCACTCGCATCCGGATTTTATCCTTCATCACAAACAACAGGAATTACAGCAGGCATGGCAGGAAATATTTACTGGACCAGCGATGGAAGTGAGCCCACCACTTTTTCAAATATTTATTCTTCTTCCATCACTATTCCTTCCACGCAGGTGTTGCGAGCACGATTGTTTCCTTCAACTACAAATTATCTTCCGGGATATTCTTCATCGGCAACTTATTTCATCAATGAAAATGTAACGCTCCCTGTTGTTTCTCTTTCTACTGATCCTGCAAATCTTTTCGATCCTGTCAGCGGATTATATGTTACCGGAAATACTCCCGACACTACTTTCGGATACATTCCGTTTTACAATGCAAATTTCTGGCAGGGATGGAAGTGTCCGGCTGATGTTCAGTTCTTCGATAAAAATAAAGTGCTGCAGTTCTCGGAAAAATCTTCCATAAAAATACAGGGAAACTGGTCGAAGATGTTTCCGCAGAGAGGATTCACAGTGAGTCTCGATGAAAATTACGGTGGAAATATTCTGAATTACCAGTTGTTTCCCGATAAACCTGCAACTACTTATTACAATTTCAATGTGCGCAATGCTGGCAGCGATTGGGGAGGCGCGCATTACCGCGATCGGTTATTGCAAAAATCTGCAGAGGCAAAAACGGATATTGATGTGATGGATGGATATGCGTGCGTACTTTTTCTCAACGGGCAATATTGGGGCGTGTATGAATTGCGGGAGAAAGAAGACAAACATTACATTAAAAATAATTCTAATACAGACGATGACAATGTTGATTTTCTTGAATTCGACGGAAACGTTATAAATGGCGACAACAAATCTTTTTTCAATACGGTACAGTATGTGACCACGGCCGATATGACTTTACAATCGTCTTACGATTCTGCTTTTGCAATGATCGACAAAGAAAATTTTGCCGATTATTTCATTACGGAAACTTATGGCGGCAATCTCGACTGGCTGGGCAGTTATACAAACAATATTAAATTCTGGAAACCTCATACAGGCCCCGGAAAATGGAGATACATTCTCTGGGACACCGATCTTACTTTTCAATCCGACACGCTGAACAAACTTTCGGAAGTGATCAATCCGCCGACACCGAATCCGCATTCTGAAATGCTGAGCGCTTTATTGATGAATGACACGTTCCGGAATTATTTCATCAATCGTTATGCAGATCTTCTGAACACAATTTATTACGGAACGAACATGGTGAATAATTCAGAAGCATTTTACAATGAGATGTTGCCGGAGATGTCGCGTCATTTTGCGATGTGGGGAACCGGTTCATCGCCCTACGCGCCCGTGTGCATACAGGCGCCTGAGAATGTTGCCGTGTGGAGAAATAATATTGATTTTCTCGAATACAATCTTTTTGTTCGCCCGTATTATGTGCGCAACCAGATACAATCTCAATTTGCAATGAACGGGCAAGTGGTAGTAGGATTGCAAACAGATCCGCCCGGCGCAGGAACCATCCATCTCAACACGATCATTCCCGATTCGCTTCCATGGAATGGAATTTATTTCGATGGAAATCCGATCACGATTACCGCCATTCCGCAAACGGGATATAAATTTCTCTATTGGAAATCAAATTACACAACGAATGGAAATTATCCGTGGGAAGTGCTGCGTACGAATGTTGCGGTGAATGATACGTTCACTGCAGTCTTCCGTTCGCTCGAACCGATGTTTGAAATTTATCCGAATCCTTTTTACGATGAGCTCACGATCTATTATGAAACTACGGAACCGGGAATTGTGGAACTGAAAGTTTATGATGTAACAGGAAGATTGGTCAGTGAAATTCTTCCATCGTCCGATTACGAAGAGCCGGGGCCGCATACGTTGCATATCAATGCTGCAGAAATGGGACTTTCTAATGGAATGTATTTTTTCAGATTCGACGGGCCTTCTTACTCAAAAACTGTTAAAATAATCAGCGGCCGTCCGAACTGA
- a CDS encoding OmpH family outer membrane protein, translating to MKNNISTLLNVVLLIAVIILFYLHFSGTKNNGNEKTTAAKKDTVPQLSFNIPKNLAGAHVLFVNIDSIDAKYDAFADLSKEANNNYNAKMKQYQDKAAALQARYDGLQQQVNLGTISSDDASKEEASINAGMEDLKKMETEIQYLENQAMQKNATITDDITNYFKVYSQSHKIDYILGYGGGNTGVLFANDSLNITLDVVKALNENYAQNKNKPKGTK from the coding sequence GTGAAAAATAATATTTCCACGCTCCTTAATGTTGTCCTCCTCATTGCGGTCATTATTCTTTTTTACCTCCATTTCAGCGGTACAAAGAATAATGGAAATGAAAAAACTACGGCTGCGAAAAAAGACACTGTTCCGCAATTGTCATTCAATATCCCGAAAAATCTCGCGGGCGCACACGTGCTTTTTGTGAATATAGATTCCATTGATGCAAAGTATGATGCGTTTGCCGATCTGAGCAAAGAAGCGAATAACAATTACAATGCGAAGATGAAACAGTATCAGGATAAAGCAGCGGCCTTGCAGGCACGTTACGACGGGCTTCAGCAGCAGGTGAATCTTGGAACGATCTCTTCCGATGATGCGTCGAAAGAAGAAGCATCGATCAACGCGGGAATGGAGGATCTGAAAAAAATGGAAACTGAAATTCAATATCTCGAAAACCAGGCCATGCAGAAAAATGCAACGATCACGGATGACATCACGAATTATTTCAAAGTCTACAGCCAGTCGCATAAGATCGATTACATTCTCGGTTACGGCGGTGGAAATACAGGAGTGCTTTTTGCCAATGACAGTCTCAATATTACGCTTGACGTGGTAAAGGCGCTGAATGAAAATTATGCGCAGAATAAAAATAAACCGAAAGGCACGAAATAA
- a CDS encoding nucleoside triphosphate pyrophosphohydrolase family protein, with amino-acid sequence MTQQAITPGLLQKIKSVEEFHEIFLIGNRHQPTGTVSEEEYMLRHNLLKEENEEYLEACKRGDLVEIADALGDLLYITFGTILRHGLQYKIEEVFDEIHRSNMSKLDANGKPIFREDGKVMKSEKYFRPDIKRILGE; translated from the coding sequence ATGACACAGCAAGCGATCACTCCCGGACTCCTCCAGAAAATAAAAAGTGTGGAAGAATTTCACGAAATATTTCTCATTGGCAATCGTCACCAGCCCACAGGAACAGTTTCGGAAGAAGAATATATGCTTCGCCACAATTTACTGAAGGAAGAAAATGAAGAATATCTCGAAGCCTGCAAGCGCGGCGACCTTGTGGAGATCGCAGATGCTCTCGGCGATTTGCTTTACATAACGTTCGGAACTATTCTCCGTCACGGATTGCAATACAAGATCGAAGAAGTGTTTGATGAAATTCACCGCAGCAACATGTCGAAACTCGATGCGAATGGAAAACCGATCTTCCGCGAAGATGGCAAAGTGATGAAGAGTGAAAAATATTTCAGGCCGGATATTAAGAGGATACTGGGGGAATAG
- a CDS encoding 3-hydroxybutyrate dehydrogenase, with amino-acid sequence MNKTVLITGSTSGIGLGIAREFAKAGYNISFNGLEKDGPEIAAAIGKEFSVKTFFSNANLLDVSAIEKFIGETEKNIGTIDILVNNAGVQHVSEIENFPVEKWNMIIGLNLSAAFHTTRLVLGGMKKKNWGRIINIASAHGLVASEFKSAYVAAKHGLVGFTKVAALEGAPFGITANAICPGYVDTPLVRNQIKDQAKTHNMSEEEVISKVMLQKHAIKKFVKTESLGALCVFLSGDHAELIILLCAIFVHPSLHFLAVVAPLWPAKCVSAEQKWHHNNSKK; translated from the coding sequence ATGAACAAAACAGTTCTCATCACAGGCAGCACTTCCGGCATCGGCCTCGGCATAGCAAGAGAATTTGCAAAAGCAGGTTACAATATTTCTTTCAACGGACTTGAAAAAGACGGGCCTGAAATTGCTGCGGCAATCGGAAAAGAATTTTCTGTGAAAACTTTTTTTTCGAATGCCAATCTGCTTGATGTTTCCGCGATTGAAAAATTCATTGGAGAAACGGAAAAAAATATTGGTACAATAGATATTCTTGTGAACAACGCAGGCGTGCAACATGTTTCTGAAATTGAGAATTTCCCTGTGGAAAAATGGAACATGATCATCGGGCTGAATCTCTCCGCTGCTTTTCATACCACGCGGCTTGTTCTCGGTGGAATGAAAAAAAAAAATTGGGGACGCATCATCAACATCGCGAGCGCACACGGGCTCGTAGCGAGCGAGTTCAAGAGCGCGTACGTGGCTGCGAAGCACGGGCTCGTGGGATTTACAAAAGTTGCTGCACTCGAAGGCGCGCCGTTCGGCATTACTGCGAATGCTATTTGCCCGGGATATGTGGATACTCCATTGGTGAGAAATCAAATCAAAGATCAGGCGAAGACGCATAACATGAGTGAAGAAGAAGTCATTTCAAAAGTAATGCTGCAAAAACACGCGATAAAAAAATTCGTGAAGACAGAATCGCTTGGTGCGCTTTGTGTTTTTCTTTCCGGCGATCACGCGGAATTAATTATTTTGTTATGCGCCATTTTTGTCCATCCTTCGTTGCATTTCTTGGCCGTAGTCGCTCCACTATGGCCTGCAAAATGCGTCTCGGCTGAACAAAAATGGCATCATAACAATTCCAAAAAATGA